One Rissa tridactyla isolate bRisTri1 chromosome 1, bRisTri1.patW.cur.20221130, whole genome shotgun sequence DNA segment encodes these proteins:
- the AQP11 gene encoding aquaporin-11: protein MAGGGLGTSLLLMAGIVVAVGLCRRLTRRRLRSHPRLCTFLLEMFSTFQICACTNELCLLGNAEPKPHTGLTLTYGFTVLHGLTLPGSTCNPCGTLQPMWGGGTSVKMGGLKIGAQFVAAVLARVFMHFLWRLEMAEPHYGALSQGCGDPMQTTEMQAFCIELLFSVVFQLTVLRVESINPKYRVHLIALLITMLVYAGGNLTGAIFNPALAFSLHPNCFYEKFWSYSLVYWIAPSLGTILVAFIWDEILPRIS, encoded by the exons ATGGCTGGCGGTGGGCTCGGGACCTCGCTCCTGCTGATGGCCGGCATCGTGGTGGCGGTGGGGCTGTGCAGGAGACTGACCCGCCGCCGGCTACGCTCCCACCCGCGCCTTTGCACTTTCCTTCTGGAGATGTTTAGCACCTTCCAGATCTGCGCCTGCACCAACGAGCTCTGCCTGCTCGGCAACGCGGAGCCGAAGCCGCACACCGGCCTCACGCTCACCTACGGCTTCACCGTCCTGCACGGCTTGACCCTGCCCGGCAGCACATGCAACCCCTGcggcaccctgcagcccatgTGGGGCGGTGGGACCTCGGTCAAGATGGGTGGACTCAAGATCGGCGCGCAGTTCGTGGCCGCGGTGCTTGCCAGGGTGTTTATGCACTTTCTCTGGAGGCTGGAGATGGCAGAGCCACATTATGGAGCGCTCTCGCAGGGCTGCGGCGACCCCATGCAGACTACAGAGATGCAGGCGTTCTGCATCGAACTGCTCTTTTCTGTCGTTTTCCAGCTGACCGTCCTGCGAGTGGAAAGTATTAATCCCAAATACAGAGTCCATTTGATTGCCCTTCTCATCACCATGCTCGTCTATGCag GTGGAAATCTCACGGGAGCAATATTTAACCCAGCACTGGCTTTTTCATTACATCCAAATTGTTTCTATGAGAAATTTTGGAGTTATTCACTAGTATATTGGATAGCACCATCCTTAG